The Polluticoccus soli sequence AGCGTGCTGAACGCCTGCGCCGCATGAGCTTCAACGTAAAGGGTAACGAAACTACAGATGATGTAGAGAACGTGCCTGCTTACGTTCGTCGAAATGTGGACATAGACAGCAATGGCGTTGCATCTTCACAAACCTTCTACAGCGGATACAGTGTTGGCGTAAATGGCCAGCAAAACAACAACCAGGCTTCTATCCAAACCATCAATACTTTCCTTGATGGCAAGAAGCCGGACTAACTAGTCTCTTTTGTTATATTTTCATATTGCACAAAGCCCCTGTTGTCTAACGGGGGCTTTTCATTTTATTTAACACGGACCATATTAAACTCTTTTGTGCAGCTCAGGTCTATTCTTGTATAAACACGAAGAGAAGATATGAGACAGATGATTTTTGCGGCTACACTGGCAGGGGCTCTGCTCCTGGGCAATTTCGCCAATGCCCAGCCGCGCGGTAAACAAGACAACCGCAAAAAGAGCCAGCAAGAGCGTATACAGGACGGCGTTCGTAACGGAAGCATCACCCACAACGAGGCAATGCGCCTTCAGATGCAGCAAGCCAAGCTGCGCGGCTACAGGCAAATGGCCAAAGCTGATGGAAGGGTGAACCGTAAAGAACGCGGCCTGATGCGCAACGAAATGCAACGTGCCAATAGGAACATCTACCACGCAAAGCACAACGGTCAGTTCCGCAAAGGTGGTGGTTATGCCCAAAAGGGTGGACAGGGATTCAATGGGAGAGAAGGATTCCGTGGCGGTCACGGCGATTTTCATAGAAGAGGCGGTCAGATGGCTTTCAAAGGGCAAGGATTCCGGGGCAATGATGGCGGCCAGTTCCGTAAAGGAGACGGCGGCAACAATTTCAAAAGTCAGGGCTATCGCGGACGGGATGGATTCCGTGGCGACTACCGCAAGGGAGGACAGGATAATAAGAAAGGTGGAACTGAACGCCTGAAGGACGACAAGGCCGAAGGCAAAACGACCTGGCAGTTGAACAATGACAGCCGGAAGGGTTCCTGGGAGTTGAAATAAATAGGGTGTGTTTTATATATAGGTAAGGTTTAGAAGGACCAAGCCCGCCATTTTTGGCGGGCTTTTTTGTCATATTAATATCATTAATTAAAAAATCTCTCAGGCTACCCAACTATAACCTATTGTTTTTCAGTCTTATTTTAGACCTTTAGGCAAAATCCAAGGTTAACGGAACAGGCTGGTTCTAAATTGTTTAGGAAATTGGCGCAAAATTTGTTTTAACTTTTTCGCAACTTTTGATACTAAGAATTCGGCTCTAACGTTAATATCTTTCTAAAACCAAAAACGGAGAAACTTATAAGCAATACCTCTACTTAAAAAAATTTACTGTGCATGGCGTAACCTGTACGTTATTCAAAAGGTAGAAGTATATGCAAATGATCCATCAACTCTCCGATGCCGAATTGATCCACGACTTTCTCCAGGGAAAAGACAGTGCATTGGAAACCCTTATATTCCGCTACAAGGATAAGATATACACATCTATCTACATGCTGGTAAAGGATAAGTATATCGCTGAAGATATATTCCAGGACGCTTTTTTAAAGATGATCAAAACCATGCGTGAAGGCCGGTATGCCGAGCAAGGTAAATTCCTGCCCTGGGCTATGCGCGTAGCGCACAACCTGTGCATGGACCATTTCCGTAAGGTGCGCCACAACGTGCCGGTCACCCTGCCCGATGGGATGGATATCACCCAGCTGATCGGCGGACCTGCTGAAACAGCATCGGACAAAATGGAGCAGCGCCAGGTTAATGCCAGCGTACGCAAACTCATCGAGCAATTACCAGAAGAGCAACGCGAAGTAATAGTGTTGCGTATGTACGGCGACCTTAGCTTTAAAGAAATAGCCGACCTTACTTCTGTGAGCATCAACACAGCGTTGGGCCGTATGCGTTATGGTTTGCTAAACTTGCGCAAGATGATCACCGAAAATCAAATGGTTTTGCGCTAACGGCTGAATTGGGCTACATTAGCTGCATGGCTTCATTGTCGTTGTTTTTTCATGATGGGGTATTGCAGCAGGGCAGCGAGATACAGCTGGCCGAAGATAGCGCCCGCCATATAGTACAGGTGCTGCGCATGCAGCCCGGCCATAAACTGGAACTTACCGATGGCAAAGGCCATCTCGCCACCGCTTCCATCGCACGAGCTGAAAAGAAAAAATGCAGCGTGCTGATAGAAGCGGTGCAATATTTTGAGCCTGCGCAGCCACAACTGCACATGGCTATAGCCTTTACCAAAAATGCCAGCCGTAACGAGTGGTTGCTGGAGAAGTGTACGGAGATGGGCATCACAACGATCATTCCCCTGATGGCTCATCGCACAGAGCGTGAAAAGATCCGCTACGACAGGTGGACAAACATACTGGTGTCTGCCATGATGCAATCGAAACAGTTCCATCTCCCATTACTAAAGGAAGCTACTCCGTTCAAACAAGTGGCTGAACAATATAGTAGTGTGCCGCAAAAGATTCTCGCACACTGCATTGAAGAACGTTCGCGCAAACGTATAGCTGATGCGATCATTCCTCACAAAGAAACCTTAATATTGATAGGGCCTGAAGGTGACTTTACCGGTGAAGAGGTAGCTTTGTGTGAGGCTGCGGGTTTCACTGCTATGTCGATGGGCACGAATCGCCTGCGTACCGAAACTGCTGCCATGGCAGCCTGTGCCTACTTTAATATGATCAACCATGCTGAATAGGTTTATAGCATTTGCATTTCTTCTTGTTGTATCGTTCGGTGCGAATGCACAAAGCATGAAACTGGCGCTGCTAAAATATGGTGGTGGCGGCGACTGGTATGCAAACCCAACATCGCTCAAGAACCTGGCAGCATTTTGCAATCAGCAATTGCGTACGCGTTTTGATGCACAAGAGGCACAAGTGGATGCAGGTAGCCCGGAAATATTTAATTATCCTTTTGTGCACATGACAGGTCACGGTCGCTGGGAAGTAACAGAAGCAGAAGCGCAAAACCTGCGTAAGTATATGGAAGCAGGCGGTTTTCTGCACATAGACGATAACTACGGCCTCGACCAATACGTTCGTCCTGTATTGAAAAAAATATTCCCAGAGCTGGCGTTGGTGGAGTTGCCTTTTACTCACCCGATCTACCATCAGAAATTTACGTTCTCAAACGGCCTGCCCAAGGTGCACGAGCACGATAAAAAGCCACCGAAAGGTTATGGTCTGATCTATAAAGGCAGGTTAGTATGTTTCTACAGTTTCGAGACCGATCTTGGTGATGGTTGGGAAGATCCTGAAGTGCATAAAGACACTCCTGAAAAACATACGCTCGCTTTGCAGATGGGTGCCAACCTGGTGCAGTACGCTTTTAATGGCGCTTCGGCGAAGTAGATTCAATTACTGAGAGGATCTTTTTAGCAATATTTCCGAAATAGTAAATTTCGTAAAAACTAGCCGGCACATTGGTTGGGGTATTTATTGCCGTTACGACATCGTTAGTAAACGCATCCCAATTATGATCTGCGCTGATGCGAAGATTTTCGCCGCACACTTCAGGCTTTAAGCCTGTGGCTCCGCTTACACAGCTTACTACGCGTTTATTATATCCTAACGCTTCTACCGCTTTTGTTTTTATGCCGCCGCCGGTCAGTACCGGGTTCAGCATGACGTCGCAAGCTTTGAGAAATATGTCAAGATCGTTGACGAAGCCGGAATAGGTGATGTTGGGCGTTGCAGAAATGCGCTGCTGCAATTGTTCATCCAGGCCCTTTCCTGCAAGTAGTATTTCGTATGTCAGTCCGCGATCGTTTAGCCTCGGCATGATCTCGTCCAGTATATACACTATCGCATCTCTGTTCGGTGCATAGTCGAGTGCCCCCAGGAAGTATAGCCACGGTTTAGCTGCGTCCAACGCTAGCTCTGCAGCTACTTGTTGCTTTTCTTTGCCTGTTACAGTTGGTTTTTCATTTAAGGTGGTACCATATGGAATAAAGTGGCATTTCTCCCGGCTGATGCCGTAATGTTGTACTGCCCATGAGGCATCCTCCTCCGTAACAAACAACAAGCCTGCCGCTTTTTTCATCGCAAACCTCTCAAAAGAGCGCATGATCGGCCACCATGGCTTTCCCAATGTGCGAAAACGTTCAGACTCAATGTTATGACTGCGCATTATCCAATTGATTCCCAGTGTATGAGCTAACCTCATTGCTGTTAGCGACATATACGGATGGTCGCAGTAAATAGCGGAAACGTTGTATTTCCGGCCTATTTCCAGTAAAGTATGATAGTTGTTGTAGGGTATATATCGCTTAGGGTCAGCAGGAAAAACAGGGTGTAGCCGAAAGCTATATTGTTGCCTTGGTTCATTGTCAACTGTGCAAGCCAGGTGATCGGTACAAAGACGCCCCAGGTATTCATGAATGAGTACTATGCCCAGATGTCCCCCCGTTTTCGGGGGTAAAACTTTATATGGCGCAAGAGAAAGAATGCTGAGGTTCATGAGGTGGTAAATATAAAAAAGTTAGCCGAGGGTTATGTGATATCAGTACAACGCTCCCGTTATGGCATAGTGTTTTTGCAAATTGTTTAGACTTTGCCCGGCTGTTCAAGCAACGTTTGCATAGGCCGGACGATCAAAACAAGACCAGTACCATCTTCAACCAATAAAAAGCCATTATGAAACCGTTACAACTCATTCTTTCATTTGCCATTGTGGCGGCGATGCCGTTTCAGTCGCTCGCCCAATCCGAACGTGCCAAATCAGTAGCCACGACCAGGGAGGCGGAGTTTTGTGAGGACGCTTTAGAAGACAACGCAAAAGAAATAGCCATGCTGGAAATGGGTATGGATAAAGCTACGGACCCGGAAATAAAGGAGCAAGCCGAGCATATGCTGAGCGATCACCTGACGATCGACAGCGTTTTGAACTCATACGTGACTCGCAGGAAGGTACAGATCATGGGAGAAATAGATGAGCCTGATGAAAAGCATATTGAGACAAAAACTACCCGCGCCTGGGATGAAGAGTGGGCCGATGAACTGGGCAATATGCAACGTAAAATGATCACCCGTTTTGAAAAAGCTCAGGGTTATATACGCGATGAGGAATTGCAGACCATTATAAAAAATACGCTGCCTGTATTGCGTCAACACCGCGATGTGGCTATAGCACAACAACGGCGGATGAAAGCCATGAAAGAATAGCATATAAGCGGTAAGAAGTCTGAACGGTTGCAATGCAGCCGTTCTTTTTTATGAGCTCTGCTACAGGCATGATTATGTTGTGATTAGAGTAGGAGCTTACTTACCATGCATAGTAAGTTGAAACCATGACTCACCAGGTTCTCTCATATCAGATAGCAGATAGCATTGATATAAAGGGCTTTAAAGCCAGTTTCAAGGCCGACATTCATTTTAGCGATGCAGATGAGCTGTTCTACCGGACAGATAGCAGCAGGTTTGTCTGTGTTTTCAAATATGGTGTTGTTTGCTTCCTGAATTACGATCCTGTCAAAGTCACGGAGTTCATACAGATGATCACACCGTTTTGTAAGTATCCGCTGGGCGAACACCTGAACGAAGAGTACCTGATCGAAACAGATGCTGCTGAGTATAAGATCGGTAACAATAAGATCGAAGTAATGCGTGCTGACGCTGACGTGATACGGCTGGTGATGATGAATGTATCGCAGTCAGTAGCGCTCGACTATTATACCGAGCTGATGGACAGGCTGCTGGAAGAGACGAACCTCCATACCCAGCGCCTGGAGCGGAAGGGCAGCCTGGCTATCAAAGGCATTAAGCTGAAAAAATACATAGGTCGCACCCTGTTGTTAAAGAACCGCATTGCCGAGAATCTGTACATCTTCGACTCTCCACCCGAGACATGGGAAGATGAAAGCCTGGATAAAATAGACATTGGACTTAAACGAACTTTTGACCTGCAGGAACGCTCCCGTAATATTCATGAAGGTCTTACGATTATCCGCGATAATCTTGACCTGTTTAAAGATCTGTTGCAATACCGGCATAGCACTGTGCTGGAGTGGATCATTATCATTTTGATACTGGTTGAAGTGATTAACATGATCATTGAAAAGATCTTCGGTGTGAAATAGTAGGTGAGAAACAGGGGTAAGGTCCGCATTGGAGTTTTCGTTTATTTTGTAAAGACGAGAGTGCAAGACTGAAAACTATCCGGTTATTAATTGCGGTGCTACCGCTTTGACCCTAAATAATGCACTTATGACAAAACGGACCGTCTACCTGCTGGCCATTCTCTTTTTTGGACTCGAAACGCATTCGTTCGCGCAGGACACGAGTACAACTTGCCGGCAACGGTATTTTACTTTCGGCGCCGGTATCACCGGTCAGTCTTTTTACGACGAGGCCATATCTAATATCTGGTACAGCAATACTGGCATGGCACCGTTGCTTGGGCATTTCAAGATAAAGAACGGCCACCTCTCGCAGCTGCTGATAGAGCCATCATTCCTGTCGTTGCGAACAAAGAGAAGCGGAAAGCTGACGCCGATGAAGGTAAGTACCGTGAGAGTGGTGACCGACTACCAGCTGCTATACGACATAGACAAATGGAGCAAGCGGTATGACGTGAAGCTGGGCGGACTAGCCTCGCTGGTAGCTGAATATAAGGAAGCGCCTCAGCTAGATAATTCGGCCATTGTGTACGATTATGCTTTGAGCTTGGGTGTAAGTGGTCGCGCTGCAAGGCAGGTGCGCGTATTGAAACATGACGCCGAACTATCGCTGCAACTAAGTATGCCGTTAATAGCGCATGCGGCCCGTCCCCAATACCTGAACAGGATAGAGTTTTTGGATCCAGAAAATGATTTGCTAGGCGATGTTTTTTCTAATGCCCATATCGTGACGTTGAATAAGTACTTGCGAGTAAACAGTCAGCTGGCGTTGCGGTATCATCTCAACAGCGGTAATGACCTTCGCCTGGCCTATCACTGGGATTTTTATAGGTTGAAGGATATCAACCGCGTCTTTGCGACTGAGCACCTTGTATCATTTATGTTCATGTTCAGATATTAAATCACTTCAACAACGAAAGATGAAGAAGTTATTATGGCTCTTGCCGGTGCTGTTTATGCTGTCGTGCGAAAAGATCGTTTCACCGTCTACAAAGCCCGATGATCCCGTGGCGATATTCGATGAGCTCTGGAAGACACTGAATGAAGGTTATTCGTTCTTTGATTATAAAGGCGTGAACTGGGATTCAGTATATACTGTGTATCGCCCCCAGGTGCATGTAGGTATGACCGACCGTGAGCTTTATGAGGTAAGCGTTGCAATGTTGAACACACTCAGGGATGGACACATTAACCTGCGCACTGGGTTTGCACGCTCTTACTATAACTACTATGCAGATTATCCACCCAATTTCAACCGCGAGATATTGGAGCGTAACTACTGGCGTGGTTTCGAGATAACCGGCCCGCTGATACACACCATTATTGATTCGGTCGGATATATCTACTACCGCAGCTTTGCCAGCAATTTTTCTGATGAGCAGCTCGATGTGGTGCTGCAACGCTTCAATGACTATCCCGGTATCCAGGGTGTAGTGATCGATGTGCGTAATAATGAAGGTGGTAATCCTGAGAACGCATATCGCTTTCTAAGGCGAGTAGCAACAGAACGCACACTTATATACAGAACTCAATACAAAGACGGTCCTGCGCACAATGAGTTTACCGAACTGGAGGAAAGCTACATCGATCCCAACGACAAGGTGGCTTTTCCTGGAAAGGTTGTTGTGCTGACCAACCGCACGTGTTACAGCGCTTGCAATTTCTTTGCTGCATCGGTTAAGGCTTTTAGCCAGGTGACAGTTATCGGAGATACTACTGGTGGCGGTGGTGGCCAACCCGTTGGTCATGAGTTCCCTAATGGCTGGGCAGTCAATTTTTCAGGGTCGATAACCTATATGCCGGATGGCTTTATCATCGAGCACGGTGTGCCACCGCATAAATACGTAGCACTGCTGCCCGCCGACGAAGCTCTGGGAATAGATACCATACTGGAATATGCCATTGCCTTTATCCGGCAATAAAGTATAGAGGCGAAACCCGTTTGTCAAGAGGGTAACAATTTGGTAATGGTTCTTTCACGCAACAGTAAACCATTGCTAACATTGCCAAAACGTTTTGGTAACACTACACTGAGACTTTTGTGACAGAAAATCACAAAATCTTATGAAGCAATCATTACTCGTTGCGACGTCTTTACTGGCATTGGCCCAGACTGATGTTATGGCCCAGGTTACAACAGGCCCAAGCACCGCACAGTCACCTTATGTAGTTCCTGTCGCTGCTGATGTTAAAACTACTTCTATCTTGTCCGCCGGCGAAACAGTGAACGGCTACAAAATGTCTGGTTTGCCTGATGGCTCCGGCGCATGGGATAACGGCGACGGTACTTTTACGCTGTTAGTAAACCATGAAATAGGCAGCACGTCAGGTGCTATACGCGCCCACGGTTCTATCGGTGCGTATGTTTCCAGGTGGATCATCAAAAAATCAGATCTGACCGTATTGAATGGCAGCGACCTGATAACCAAAATAAATCTTTGGAACCCGAGCACGCTGAGCTATGCTACTTACTACGCTTCAAATCCTTCTACCAGCGCTGCGCTTAACCGCTTTTGTTCTGGTGATCTTCCTGCAGTTTCTGCATTTTACAACCCGCTTACAGGTGCCGGTACACAAAACCGTATCTACATGAACGGTGAAGAGAATGGTACTGAAGGTCGTGCTTTCGGCCACATTGCCAGCGGTCCTGATGCCGGTACTTCTTACGAACTGCCTCACCTTGGTAAATTCTCTTTTGAGAACTCTGTTGCCCGTCCTAACAGCGATGATAAAACAGTTGTTATCGGTATGGATGATGCTACTCCGGGCCAGGTTTATATCTACATTGGTACTAAGACCAACGTTGGTACTGATATTCATAAGGCAGGTCTTGCTAACGGTAAACTGTACAGCGTAGCTGTTCAGGGTATGCTGATCGAAACCAGCGCCAGCTTCCCTGCGCCTGCCACACCGTTTACTATGGTTGACCTCGGCAACGTGAGCACTATCACTGGTGCTACACTGCAAACAAATAGCAACAACGCAGGTGTTACACAATTCCTGCGTCCTGAAGATGGCGCATGGGACCCATCAAACAACCAGGATTTCTATTTCGTGACCACTAACGCTTTCAACAGCCCAAGCCGCCTGTGGAAATTACATTTCACTAACGGTGCCGACCTGACACAAGGTGGTACTATCACCGCGGTATTGGATGGTACTGAAGGTCAGCAAATGTTGGATAACATGGGTATCGACCACTACGGTCACATCCTGCTACAAGAGGACGTAGGCGGTAACGCACACATCGGTAAGATCTGGCAGTACACTATTACAAATGACTCTTTCAAAGTGATCGCTGAGCACGACAACTCACGCTTCCTGACAGGTGGCGCTAACTTCCTGACACAAGACGAAGAGGCTTCTGGTATCTTCGACGCACAGGAAATACTGGGTTCAGGTATGTGGATAGGCGTTGACCAGGCGCACTATTCGCTTCCTTCTCCTACAGTAGAAGGCGGACAACTGTTTGCACTGTTCAACCCGGCTTCCTTCAACTCTAATCCTGAAATAAGCCTGGAAGGTAACGGCAATGTGATCATAACTGGCGACAATACACCAAGCACTTCTGACAATACAGATCTGGGCAACATCGCCGTAGGTAGTACCATTACGAAAACTTTCACCATCAAGAATGCTGGTCCTGCCAGCCTGACTGTTACAGGTGCTGCGATCTCTGGTGAAAACGCAAACGAGTTCACCATTATGGGTGGTACTTTCCCAATGACCATCGCAGCTGGCGCATCGCAAACGATCACAGTTGAATTCAAACCAACTGCATTGGGTCTGCGCAAAGCCGTACTGAACGTTGCCAGCAACGACTTCGACGAAAGTGCTTACGTAGCAAGCCTACAAGGTGTTGGTTTGAACACAACCGATATAGCTAACCTGGATGGTGCTTCTACCATGAAGTTGTATCCTAACCCAACGGGTGATGCTGCAACAGTTGAAATATCACTGAAAAATCCTGAGCAAGTTGTTGTTACTGTATTGGATATGCAAGGCCGTGTAACACTGCAGCCAATTGCTAACAAATTCTCTACCGGTGCTCAGAAGGTGATGATCAATACATCCAACCTGGCTAATGGTACTTACTTCGTACAGATAGCTGTGGGCAACGTGACTACAAAAACCAAACTGGTTGTAGCGCACTAAGAAACGATTTGGCAAATAAATAAATCAGGGGGTGCGCTTTCCAGCGCGCCCTATTGATATTTTAAACGGAGATCGGATAAAAGAAAATAACAATGAGAAAGGTGAGTGTGTTTACGCTGATCATAACTGCCCTGGCCACAGTGCTGGCGGCATTTAAAAACAGTAGTGAGCCTGAGTTGTACCTATCGGTGTACAACAACCAGCTGGAACAGTTTGATAACAGCCAGTTGACGCTGCTGACTGCAATAAACCGTGCCGACCTGCAAAATGAGGCTGATATAAGTAATATCAGGAAGCTGATACTGCAGGCCCGGATGGAAATGAAGGGCATGGACTTCTGGTTCCGTTACCTGGAACCGCTGGCTTATAAAAAGATCAACAGTCCCTTGCCGGTAGAGTGGGAGACAGAAGTGTTTGAAAAGTTTGAAGCGCCTTACAAACGTGAAGGCGCGGGCCTGATGCTTGCTTATCTATATCTTGATGAAGAAGGCGCAACAAAAGACTCGCTGGCTTCGCTGGTGCGACAGTCTGTAGAAGCCTCTAAAGTATATGCTGCAGATAGCATTACCAGCCAGCTCACAGACTACCATCATTTTTATCTCTGCAATCGCCTGTACCTCCTCAATCTTGCGGCTATCTACACCACAGGTTTTGAATGTCCTGATGGTGCAGCAGTGGTGCCTGAGCTGCGCAGGATGATGAACAAGGTAGATGGCATCTATCAGGCATTTAACAAAAGCTATCCCGCTACAGCGCTGACTGATGAGTACATGTTGCGGTATAAGTCTGCATTGGCATTTGTACAGGCGCAGCCCGATGATAATACCGCATTCGATCATTATACCTTCCTGCGCGAGTATGTGAACCCGTTATTCACCATGAACCAGGAACTGGTAGGCAAGTATAAAGTAGTGACAAAAAGCCTGGTCGATTATTCTCTAAGCAAAACAGCCAGGTCCATCTTTGATAAAGCGCTGTATCGCGGACAAAATCCCAAAGGCATTTTCCTGCGCGTGCAGGATAGTGCAACGCTGGCAGAGATAGACAGAGTAGGGAAGGAGTTGTTTTATGATCCTGTTCTGTCGGGCAACAATATGCGGAGCTGCGCATCGTGCCACAAACCAACCGAGCACTTTACTGACACAATGGTTACTGCTTCGGTGCAGTTCGATCGTGCGGCAGGCGCGCTGGCACGCAATACGCCGACGCTGCTCAATGCCGAATACAATCACCTGCTGATGATGGATGGCAAACATACCACCCTGCAAAACCAGGTAAAGGATGTGGTGCACAATGCTGTAGAAATGAACTGCTCTGATAAAGACGCGCTCAGCAAGATCCTGAGCTGCAAAGAGTACAAACAGGGGTTTGCAAAATTGCTGAAATACACCCCACAGGAAAAAGAGGTGACCTTTGAGCACGTGTCATCGGCTATTACTTATTACTACGCAAAGTTCAGCAAGTACTATTCACCGTTCGATGAAGCGATGGAACACAGGGGTGAACTGACAGAATCTGCGAAGAAAGGTTTTAACCTGTTCATGGGTAAGGCGCAATGCGCTACCTGTCACTTTGTGCCGCAGTTCAACGGTGTGAAGCCTCCGTATATAGGTTCAGAGTTTGAAGTGCTGGGTACGCCTACTGATACCGGTTATCATAAGCTGAGCGTTGATAGAGGCCGTCATGCTGTCAATCCCGCGCAGGAAACAATGAACGCCTTCAGGACCGGTACTGTGCGTAATAGCGCGTACACTAAGCCGTACATGCACAATGGTGTATTCAATACGCTGGAGCAGGTCGTAGATTTTTATAACGATGGCGGTGGTGCAGGTCATGGACTGAACGTGCCTAACCAGACACTGGCGGCAGATTCGCTGAAACTGACACGCGATGAAAAATCACAATTGATCAGCTTCATTCGGTCGCTGAATGAAGAGGTGCAATTTGAATTGCCGCCTGCAACACTACCCTCATCAAACATGAAAGCATTGAATTCAAGAAAAGTTGGAGGCGTTTATTAAACATCAATTATGAAGAGAGTATTACTTATTGCATTGTTATTCGCTGCTGCCGAAAGCAGGGCGCAGCAAAAGATGGAATATGATTTCCCGAAAGAAATGGCGGCCCCTGTTAAAGTGGAGTATGTTAAGTTTTGCGACAAAGGGCGCGCGTTGTATGCCATAACCTGTGCTAAGTGCCACAGCACGTATGCAAGGAGGAAAGAGATCATTCCTGATTTTACGCAGGAACAACTCAAAGGATATGAGATGCGTGTGATGAACCAACAGCATGAGGCGAGTATGCCCGATGAACTGGTGACCGCTGAGGAGCTGAGCCTCATTTCTACTTTCCTGATCTATAAGAAAAGGAACCCACCCATAGCTGCTGCGAAACGTAAATAGATTGAGAATCATTGCAAAGTGAATTAATTGGCTGAAGCAGCTGAAACCTGTACATTTGAAACACCACAAAACGATAGAACATGAACAACACCACCACTTCGGTTACCGTAGAAACAACCGTAAAAGCACCTGTTGAAAAAGTATGGCAATACTGGACCGCGCCTGAGCATATCATGCAATGGAACAGTGCATCGCCCGACTGGCATACACCTTCTGCTACCAACGACCTGCGCACTGGCGGCAGCTTCACTTCCCGCATGGAAGCT is a genomic window containing:
- a CDS encoding RNA polymerase sigma factor, which encodes MQMIHQLSDAELIHDFLQGKDSALETLIFRYKDKIYTSIYMLVKDKYIAEDIFQDAFLKMIKTMREGRYAEQGKFLPWAMRVAHNLCMDHFRKVRHNVPVTLPDGMDITQLIGGPAETASDKMEQRQVNASVRKLIEQLPEEQREVIVLRMYGDLSFKEIADLTSVSINTALGRMRYGLLNLRKMITENQMVLR
- a CDS encoding RsmE family RNA methyltransferase, with translation MASLSLFFHDGVLQQGSEIQLAEDSARHIVQVLRMQPGHKLELTDGKGHLATASIARAEKKKCSVLIEAVQYFEPAQPQLHMAIAFTKNASRNEWLLEKCTEMGITTIIPLMAHRTEREKIRYDRWTNILVSAMMQSKQFHLPLLKEATPFKQVAEQYSSVPQKILAHCIEERSRKRIADAIIPHKETLILIGPEGDFTGEEVALCEAAGFTAMSMGTNRLRTETAAMAACAYFNMINHAE
- a CDS encoding DUF4159 domain-containing protein, translating into MLNRFIAFAFLLVVSFGANAQSMKLALLKYGGGGDWYANPTSLKNLAAFCNQQLRTRFDAQEAQVDAGSPEIFNYPFVHMTGHGRWEVTEAEAQNLRKYMEAGGFLHIDDNYGLDQYVRPVLKKIFPELALVELPFTHPIYHQKFTFSNGLPKVHEHDKKPPKGYGLIYKGRLVCFYSFETDLGDGWEDPEVHKDTPEKHTLALQMGANLVQYAFNGASAK
- a CDS encoding glycosyltransferase, which translates into the protein MNLSILSLAPYKVLPPKTGGHLGIVLIHEYLGRLCTDHLACTVDNEPRQQYSFRLHPVFPADPKRYIPYNNYHTLLEIGRKYNVSAIYCDHPYMSLTAMRLAHTLGINWIMRSHNIESERFRTLGKPWWPIMRSFERFAMKKAAGLLFVTEEDASWAVQHYGISREKCHFIPYGTTLNEKPTVTGKEKQQVAAELALDAAKPWLYFLGALDYAPNRDAIVYILDEIMPRLNDRGLTYEILLAGKGLDEQLQQRISATPNITYSGFVNDLDIFLKACDVMLNPVLTGGGIKTKAVEALGYNKRVVSCVSGATGLKPEVCGENLRISADHNWDAFTNDVVTAINTPTNVPASFYEIYYFGNIAKKILSVIESTSPKRH
- a CDS encoding DUF4142 domain-containing protein produces the protein MKPLQLILSFAIVAAMPFQSLAQSERAKSVATTREAEFCEDALEDNAKEIAMLEMGMDKATDPEIKEQAEHMLSDHLTIDSVLNSYVTRRKVQIMGEIDEPDEKHIETKTTRAWDEEWADELGNMQRKMITRFEKAQGYIRDEELQTIIKNTLPVLRQHRDVAIAQQRRMKAMKE
- a CDS encoding RMD1 family protein — its product is MTHQVLSYQIADSIDIKGFKASFKADIHFSDADELFYRTDSSRFVCVFKYGVVCFLNYDPVKVTEFIQMITPFCKYPLGEHLNEEYLIETDAAEYKIGNNKIEVMRADADVIRLVMMNVSQSVALDYYTELMDRLLEETNLHTQRLERKGSLAIKGIKLKKYIGRTLLLKNRIAENLYIFDSPPETWEDESLDKIDIGLKRTFDLQERSRNIHEGLTIIRDNLDLFKDLLQYRHSTVLEWIIIILILVEVINMIIEKIFGVK
- a CDS encoding S41 family peptidase — encoded protein: MKKLLWLLPVLFMLSCEKIVSPSTKPDDPVAIFDELWKTLNEGYSFFDYKGVNWDSVYTVYRPQVHVGMTDRELYEVSVAMLNTLRDGHINLRTGFARSYYNYYADYPPNFNREILERNYWRGFEITGPLIHTIIDSVGYIYYRSFASNFSDEQLDVVLQRFNDYPGIQGVVIDVRNNEGGNPENAYRFLRRVATERTLIYRTQYKDGPAHNEFTELEESYIDPNDKVAFPGKVVVLTNRTCYSACNFFAASVKAFSQVTVIGDTTGGGGGQPVGHEFPNGWAVNFSGSITYMPDGFIIEHGVPPHKYVALLPADEALGIDTILEYAIAFIRQ
- a CDS encoding choice-of-anchor D domain-containing protein produces the protein MKQSLLVATSLLALAQTDVMAQVTTGPSTAQSPYVVPVAADVKTTSILSAGETVNGYKMSGLPDGSGAWDNGDGTFTLLVNHEIGSTSGAIRAHGSIGAYVSRWIIKKSDLTVLNGSDLITKINLWNPSTLSYATYYASNPSTSAALNRFCSGDLPAVSAFYNPLTGAGTQNRIYMNGEENGTEGRAFGHIASGPDAGTSYELPHLGKFSFENSVARPNSDDKTVVIGMDDATPGQVYIYIGTKTNVGTDIHKAGLANGKLYSVAVQGMLIETSASFPAPATPFTMVDLGNVSTITGATLQTNSNNAGVTQFLRPEDGAWDPSNNQDFYFVTTNAFNSPSRLWKLHFTNGADLTQGGTITAVLDGTEGQQMLDNMGIDHYGHILLQEDVGGNAHIGKIWQYTITNDSFKVIAEHDNSRFLTGGANFLTQDEEASGIFDAQEILGSGMWIGVDQAHYSLPSPTVEGGQLFALFNPASFNSNPEISLEGNGNVIITGDNTPSTSDNTDLGNIAVGSTITKTFTIKNAGPASLTVTGAAISGENANEFTIMGGTFPMTIAAGASQTITVEFKPTALGLRKAVLNVASNDFDESAYVASLQGVGLNTTDIANLDGASTMKLYPNPTGDAATVEISLKNPEQVVVTVLDMQGRVTLQPIANKFSTGAQKVMINTSNLANGTYFVQIAVGNVTTKTKLVVAH